CTTCAATATGTATTTGCTTTAACATAAAATCGAGCCGTTATCGTACTCTGTACCGATAACTGATTTTATGTTAACCATCCGCTTGGCGACTGGACGCAATTCATAATAATTGTTACATAATTTATATTATGTTAAATACAAATAAATAATACCTCTATACCTAGCTGTAAACCCTATATTCTATCTCCAGCTCTTTTCCTTCTACCACTACCCCCAAACCAAAACCTGGAATCCAATTGGAGTAAATACAAGTATGCTCTTTTACTTTCTCTGCACTTGATTTTAAGGGAATCTCTAATTTGGGAACTGTCATGGAATCCTTAACCAAAACTTGATCAAGCGGAAATGTCAGTCCTTTTCCTACCAATTTGATATAAGCTTCCTTAATACACCAGAGTCTGAAAAATGCTTCGGTCTTTTCCCTGCCTTGAGAGTTCCGAATCAAATTGATCTCCTCTACAGAGAAAAAATGAGTTGAGATCAAATCTGCCTCAATCTCTGAATTCAAAAACTCTAAATCCACTCCTAACTCGGATTCTCTAGAGAAACCATAAAGAACGAATTCCTTGGAATGTGAGGTATTGAAAAATATTCCTTCTCCATTATTGCTTACATACGGCTTCCCTAATTTACGCTCCTTGATAACTATCTCCTTAGGATCAATTTCTAAATACCTGGAAAGCAT
Above is a window of Algoriphagus machipongonensis DNA encoding:
- a CDS encoding 4'-phosphopantetheinyl transferase family protein, with the protein product MKVDLWIAKLDDCLIEDEEILSEEERTRANRFLYPHLKEHYTKRRSILRKMLSRYLEIDPKEIVIKERKLGKPYVSNNGEGIFFNTSHSKEFVLYGFSRESELGVDLEFLNSEIEADLISTHFFSVEEINLIRNSQGREKTEAFFRLWCIKEAYIKLVGKGLTFPLDQVLVKDSMTVPKLEIPLKSSAEKVKEHTCIYSNWIPGFGLGVVVEGKELEIEYRVYS